A single window of Anopheles moucheti chromosome 2, idAnoMoucSN_F20_07, whole genome shotgun sequence DNA harbors:
- the LOC128299426 gene encoding uncharacterized protein LOC128299426, which produces MYSLKGHRLSIVGIALITMELQFTLSQPITPDSRHRESSGRIDQPHPQTSSILQTIDSKAKLDGINRVLYDRLHQTRAQLRPLQASAAQLQHRFDAFQRTARRTSTSDPARTRTARTELLQEAQRLRATVERKLQGFGALDQQYRNMRTLLQPKPKNAGLPRAWLDRDTERQMELNERIYKNIIDLLVHLIECPVNIIHDVMGPSVLPGPTPPSTSEGPTVDGAQDWDYGVTEGSSLYDEREPIELNADDSAAPWLEQFHY; this is translated from the exons ATGTATTCACTTAAAGGTCATCGGTTAAGTATAGTAGGAATAGCACTGATTACGATGGAATTACAATTTACGCTCAGTCAAC CAATTACGCCTGATTCACGGCATCGAGAGTCATCGGGGCGCATCGACCAACCCCATCCCCAAACATCATCGATTCTACAAACCATCGACTCCAAGGCGAAGCTGGACGGCATCAACCGTGTGCTGTACGACCGGCTACATCAAACCCGTGCCCAGCTGCGACCCTTGCAAGCGAGCGCCGCTCAGCTGCAGCACCGTTTCGATGCCTTCCAACGTACTGCTCGCCGAACATCCACGTCCGATCCGGCTCGTACGCGCACCGCACGCACCGAACTCCTGCAGGAGGCCCAACGGCTGCGGGCAACCGTCGAGCGCAAGTTGCAGGGCTTCGGTGCCCTGGATCAGCAGTACCGGAACATGCGAACCTTGCtgcaaccgaaaccgaagaatGCAGGTCTTCCCCGAGCCTGGCTCGACCGGGATACCGAGCGCCAGATGGAGCTAAATGAGCGCATCTACAAGAACATCATCGACCTGCTGGTGCACCTGATCGAATGTCCGGTTAACATCATACACGACGTAATGGGACCGTCCGTATTGCCCGGCCCGACCCCACCCTCAACCTCGGAAGGTCCCACGGTCGATGGTGCACAGGATTGGGACTATGGTGTAACGGAAGGCAGCTCGCTTTACGACGAGCGCGAACCGATCGAGCTGAACGCAGATGACAGTGCCGCACCGTGGTTGGAGCAGTTTCATTACTAA